Proteins from a single region of Trichoderma asperellum chromosome 3, complete sequence:
- a CDS encoding uncharacterized protein (EggNog:ENOG41) has product MVFNFRNLFMPKYHLRPLRDRLEAVRLGAFNVIRCRTLESLLSKDRTITQNIVAQSTCEKVSLVHSAALALGCRYSERLNTCMKPYVWLRTYSNDWGDLVTKVARVVTLDDLTCIETVVPWDVYEVTAWRGTPLMSVIGGVLCYVCPDISVNRWDAYFKGCLEKWLVLLENAGVDLLEYGKREVLILHDNENSTKGAFDVDAIQDSRTMLRHPMRKGEPLPKVSRTTNTNMRGEQYWVPFRIIDLEIGPSPSDWKLKWAPEFEYMACQFWRLIEKKKEAVMPGAWVDY; this is encoded by the coding sequence ATGGTATTCAATTTCAGGAACTTGTTTATGCCAAAATATCATCTGCGACCCTTGAGAGATCGCCTTGAAGCTGTCCGACTTGGAGCGTTTAATGTTATTCGTTGCCGAACTCTGGAGAGTCTTCTCTCGAAAGACAGAACTATTACTCAGAATATCGTTGCACAATCAACCTGTGAGAAGGTCTCCCTGGTGCATTCTGCAGCTTTGGCACTTGGATGTCGATATTCAGAGAGACTGAACACCTGCATGAAGCCATACGTGTGGCTACGTACATATTCGAACGATTGGGGAGATCTTGTGACCAAGGTCGCCCGTGTTGTTACTCTTGACGACCTTACCTGCATAGAGACGGTTGTGCCATGGGATGTGTATGAAGTGACAGCTTGGAGAGGCACTCCGCTTATGTCCGTTATTGGGGGAGTGCTTTGCTACGTCTGTCCCGACATATCTGTCAATCGCTGGGATGCGTACTTCAAGGGCTGTCTTGAGAAATGGCTTGTCCTGTTGGAAAATGCTGGAGTCGATTTACTGGAATATGGGAAGCGGGAGGTGCTAATTCTTCATGACAATGAGAATAGTACGAAAGGTGCTTTTGATGTCGATGCAATCCAGGACTCACGAACGATGTTGCGGCATCCCATGAGGAAGGGAGAGCCGCTACCGAAAGTGAGTCGCACAACTAATACCAATATGCGCGGTGAGCAATACTGGGTACCGTTTCGAATAATAGATCTGGAGATTGGACCAAGTCCCAGCGACTGGAAGTTGAAATGGGCCCCAGAGTTTGAGTATATGGCGTGCCAGTTTTGGAGATTAatcgagaaaaaaaaagaggctgtaaTGCCTGGTGCGTGGGTAGATTACTAA
- a CDS encoding uncharacterized protein (TransMembrane:5 (n24-35c42/43o52-70i82-105o117-137i376-395o407-432i)) codes for MPSTSSMAWSKSTRIKVMIAIDTAFFLLELICGFLAHSLALTADAFHMLNDIISLAIGLWAVIASQKATTDEFTFGWVRAEILGAFFNAVFLIALCVSIILEALTRFVEPPEINNPKLILIVGCAGLFSNLLGFVVLGGHGHDHGHEHDHDHEHEHDDHDHDHDHEHEHNHTHGSGCDVEEGRHPGGDFADEEGAVGDILPEVIVQRAVMAARRASTDSPETARRIHFGDDSTNRDESNGASRMSVQSRGREHQRRSSRGHSRFTSIEDMSIHPASFRQEIIAASRAASSNIHAEGGDESPFADSETEANEESALLQDGKAPNLSYSTGSAPKKQRTRRDSSVHHGHNHTLPREAGAKVSGHNHADMGMHAMMLHVIGDALGNVGVILTALIIWLTNWPGKLYADPAVSLVITAIILKTSIPLTLATSRVLLQATPENIRIPEIRQDIEKLPGVVSCHHIHVWQLSDTKIVASMHLQVSFPINTHSGEKYMQLARRARKCLHGYGIHSATIQPEFCLDIKHQHDGEAPASSLDGASDEQIRPCLLECVDNCRAQGCCMVDTSSASSTRRASESSHSEGSQHHHQH; via the exons ATGCCGAGCACATCCAGCATGGCGTGGTCCAAGAGCACCCGCATCAAGGTCATGATCGCCATCGACACGGCCTTCTTCCTGCTCGAGTTGATATGCGGTTTCCTGGCGCATTCGCTGGCGCTGACCGCCGATGCCTTCCACATG CTGAACGATATTATCTCTCTGGCCATCGGTCTGTGGGCAGTGATAGCGTCGCAAAAGGCCACAACCGACGAATTTACCTTTGGC TGGGTACGAGCCGAGATCCTGGGTGCCTTCTTCAACGCCGTCTTCTTAATCGCGCTTTGCGTATCCATCATTCTCGAGGCCCTGACACGCTTTGTCGAACCGCCCGAAATCAATAATCCCAAGCTTATTCTTATTGTCGGCTGTGCCGGCCTGTTCTCCAACTTGCTGGGCTTTGTGGTCTTGGGAGGTCACGGACATGACCACGGCCATGAACATGATCATGACCACGAACATGAGCATGACGACCACGACCATGACCACGATCATGAGCACGAGCATAACCATACCCATGGAAGCGGCTGTGATGTCGAAGAGGGACGACACCCTGGCGGTGATTTCGCTGATGAGGAAGGGGCCGTTGGTGATATCCTCCCAGAGGTGATTGTCCAGAGAGCCGTTATGGCAGCCCGTCGAGCTAGTACCGACAGCCCTGAGACGGCTAGACGTATTCACTTTGGCGACGACTCTACAAACCGGGACGAATCCAACGGAGCCAGCCGAATGTCTGTCCAATCCAGAGGGCGGGAACACCAGCGCCGATCGAGTAGAGGTCATTCCCGCTTCACTAGTATCGAAGATATGAGCATTCACCCCGCCAGCTTCCGACAGGAAATTATCGCTGCTAGTAGAGCTGCATCGTCTAATATCCATGCCGAAGGCGGTGATGAGTCTCCCTTTGCCGACTCGGAGACGGAGGCCAATGAGGAATCAGCACTCCTCCAGGACGGAAAGGCACCCAATCTCTCTTATTCTACCGGTTCAGCAcccaagaagcagagaacaCGACGAGATTCTAGCGTGCACCATGGCCACAACCATACTCTCCCAAGAGAGGCTGGCGCTAAAGTCAGTGGCCATAACCATGCCGACATGGGTATGCACGCCATGATGCTTCATGTGATTGGTGATGCGCTGGGAAATGTCGGTGTCATTTTAACAGCACTCATCATATGGCTCACCAACTGGCCTGGCAAGCTCTATGCTGACCCGGCAGTCTCGCTCGTCATTACAGCCATTATTCTTAAGACATCCATTCCTCTGACTCTTGCTACTTCGCGTGTCTTGCTCCAAGCCACTCCTGAGAATATCCGCATCCCAGAGATCCGCCAGGACATTGAAAAGCTTCCCGGAGTTGTCAGCTGCCATCATATTCACGTCTGGCAGCTTTCCGATACAAAGATCGTCGCAAGCATGCATCTCCAAGTCTCCTTCCCGATCAACACACATAGCGGAGAGAAGTACATGCAGCTGGCGAGGCGCGCCAGGAAATGTCTTCATGGCTATGGCATACACAGTGCTACCATTCAGCCCGAGTTTTGTCTTGATATTAAGCATCAGCACGACGGCGAGGCACCGGCATCTTCACTCGATGGAGCATCTGACGAACAAATTCGACCATGCCTCCTTGAATGTGTTGATAACTGCCGAGCACAAGGCTGCTGTATGGTCGATACCTCGTCAGCTAGCTCGACTCGAAGAGCTAGCGAATCTTCACACAGCGAGGGCTCTCAACATCATCACCAGCATTAA
- a CDS encoding uncharacterized protein (EggNog:ENOG41), which produces MAYAHPDEHFFIESDEPQSSTRSFRDTAKMLARSRQETIACELSRLAGEEYLGDIMTHMRHMEEETLPDANLIDMQREIQWFMRPYLIDFLIEAHAAFALLPETLFLTVNLLDRYCSRRVVYKQHYQLVGCAALLIAAKYGDKKDRVPQIHELNNMCCGLYDAGMFTQMEMHVLNTLEWTIGHPTVDFFTQLMVAEEQDDKEVEHMAAYLCEIALYHRDFVSTKPSMMARSSLALARAILGRPEVNDGDWDHTENLTLLTLSQHLNQPSPTLARKYSSSSLSKASQKLADFMAEQAAMARRQANPPSPAAETPSRHAADIYSTPQKGHGAATGFDGYLTPPITPDNAYGNAAKETYHQLPPRCPVTPTPPQSHPSAYSQHVQQYAAFVNQHGIHQH; this is translated from the exons ATGGCCTATGCTCACCCAGACGAACACTTCTTCATCGAGAGCGATGAGCCCCAGTCCAGTACTCGAAGCTTCCGAGACACCGCAAAGATGCTTGCGCGCAGTCGGCAAGAGACGATTGCTTGCGAGCTCTCTCGTCTTGCCGGCGAGGAGTACCTGGGGGACATCATGACGCATATGCGACACATGGAG GAGGAGACCCTTCCCGATGCTAACCTCATTGACATGCAACGTGAGATCCAATGGTTTATGCGACCGTACCTCATCGACTTCCTCATCGAGGCCCATGCCGCTTTCGCCTTACTGCCTGAGACGCTGTTCCTCACCGTCAACCTGCTGGACCGATACTGCTCACGACGAGTGGTGTATAAGCAGCACTACCAGCTCGTTGGCTGCGCCGCTCTTCTCATCGCAGCCAAGTACGGCGACAAGAAGGACCGGGTGCCTCAGATTCATGAACTCAACAACATGTGCTGCGGCCTGTACGATGCCGGCATGTTTACACAAATGGAGATGCACGTCTTGAACACTCTCGAGTGGACCATTGGCCACCCCACCGTTGACTTCTTTACCCAGCTCATGGTTGCGGAAGAGCAGGACGACAAGGAGGTGGAGCACATGGCCGCTTACCTGTGCGAGATTGCCCTGTACCATCGCGATTTTGTTTCGACCAAGCCGTCGATGATGGCACGTTCCTCACTGGCTTTGGCGAGAGCCATTCTGGGCCGACCCGAGGTCAACGACGGCGACTGGGATCACACCGAGAACCTGACCCTGTTGACTCTCTCTCAGCACCTCAACCAGCCTTCGCCAACCCTGGCGCGCAAGTACTCTTCGTCATCCCTGTCCAAGGCATCGCAGAAACTGGCAGACTTTATGGCTGAGCAGGCTGCGATGGCCAGACGCCAAGCCAACCCCCCGTCACCGGCTGCCGAGACTCCTTCAAGACATGCCGCCGACATCTACAGCACCCCTCAGAAGGGCCATGGCGCTGCCACTGGCTTCGACGGTTACCTCACGCCTCCCATCACCCCCGACAATGCTTATGGAAATGCGGCGAAGGAGACTTACCACCAGTTGCCTCCTCGATGCCCCGTCACGCCAACTCCTCCTCAGAGCCATCCTTCTGCATACTCCCAACATGTACAACAATATGCTGCTTTCGTGAACCAGCACGGAATCCACCAGCACTAG